The genomic interval CTACGTGCGAAGACGCACGATGACCGGACCGGAGAGCGAGGGACTACAGATGCGCCGCGCCGTCTGTCCCGGGTCATTCGACCCGATCACCAATGGACATCTCGACATCATTGCCCGCGCCTCCAAGCTGTACGACGTCGTACACGTCGCGGTGATGATCAATCAGTCGAAGCAGGGACTGTTCACGATCGAGGAGCGGATCGACCTGATCCGCGAGATCACCGCCGAATTCGGCAATGTCGAGGTCGAGGCCTTCCACGGCCTTCTCGTCGACTTCTGCAAGGAGCGCGACATCCCGGCCATCGTCAAGGGCCTCCGCGCGGTCAGCGACTTCGACTACGAGCTGCAGATGGCCCAGATGAACAACGGCCTCTCGGGCGTCGAGACCCTGTTCGTCCCGACCAACCCCACCTACAGTTTCCTCTCCTCCAGCCTGGTCAAGGAGGTCGCGGCCTGGGGTGGCGACGTCTCCCATCTGGTCCCCCCGAGGGTCCTCGGCGCTCTCACCGAGCGCCTCGCGAAGAAGTGACATCCTGACGGACCGTCACCAGGTGTCGGGCGGGGGCCGACTGCCCGTACAGTCGTCCCGTCCGTCTCCAGCCGGAAGAACAGGTGGCGAGCACACGGTGGACGTGCAGAAGAAGCTCGACGAGATCGTCGAGGCGGTCGGCAGCGCCCGGTCCATGCCCATGTCGGCCTCGTGCGTGGTCAACCGCGCCGATCTGCTCTCGATGCTCGAAGAGGTGCGCCAGGCGCTGCCCGGCTCCCTCGCACAGGCCCAGGAGCTGATCGGCGGCCGCGAGCAGCTGGCCGAACAGGCCCGCCAGGAGGCCGAGCGGATCATCGAGTCCGCGCACGCCCAGCGCGGCTCGCTCATCTCCGACACCGAGGTCGCCCGGCGCTCCCAGGAGGAGGCCGACCGCATCCTCGCCGAGGCCCGCCGTGAGGCCGAGGAGATCCGCGCCGAGGCCGACGAGTACGTCGACTCCAAGCTCGCGAACTTCGAGGTCGTCCTCACCAAGACCCTCGGCTCCGTCGACCGCGGCCGCGAGAAGCTGCTCGGCAGGGGCCCCGGCCTCGACGAGCAGGGCTACGCCGACGAGGAGGCCCCCGAGCGCAGCCACGACCCGGAGACCCTGCGTCAGCGCGCGGACGAGTACGTCGACACCAAGCTCGGCGCCTTCGAGGCCGTGCTCTCCAAGACCCTCGACGCTGTCGGCCGCGGCCGGCAGAAGCTGCACGGACGCGTGGCCTCGGACGATCTCGGCGCGCACATGGTGGCCCAGGACGGCGCGGGGCAGCAGCACAGCAGCGACGCGGACTTCCTCGCGGACCTCGCCGAGCCGCAGGGCGCACTCGCGCCGCAGGACGTGGTGCCGATGGACGTGGTGCCGATGGACGTCGTGCCGGTGCCGGAGCAGCCGCAGATCCCGGCGCAGCAGCCGTACGACCCGTACGGCTACCAGCAGCCGCAGCCGCAGCAGCCGCAGGACCCCTACGCGTACCAGCAGCACCAGCAGGACCCGTACGCCGGTCAGCAGCAGGACCCGTACGGCTACCAGCAGCAGGACCCCTACGCGTACCAGCAGCAGGGTTACGACCAGGGCTACGGCCAGCAGCCGCAGGTGCCCGCACAGCCCCCGCAGCAGGCCGCCGCGCTGGACGAGACCAGCCTTTTCGACACCAGCATGATCGACCTCGATCAGCTGCGGGAGTACGAGCAGGGGCGTTAGGGGTCTCCGGTCACCGGATTGGGCCCTGAGCGAAGCGTCAAGTA from Streptomyces spiramyceticus carries:
- the coaD gene encoding pantetheine-phosphate adenylyltransferase, whose product is MRRAVCPGSFDPITNGHLDIIARASKLYDVVHVAVMINQSKQGLFTIEERIDLIREITAEFGNVEVEAFHGLLVDFCKERDIPAIVKGLRAVSDFDYELQMAQMNNGLSGVETLFVPTNPTYSFLSSSLVKEVAAWGGDVSHLVPPRVLGALTERLAKK
- a CDS encoding ATP synthase F0 subunit B — protein: MDVQKKLDEIVEAVGSARSMPMSASCVVNRADLLSMLEEVRQALPGSLAQAQELIGGREQLAEQARQEAERIIESAHAQRGSLISDTEVARRSQEEADRILAEARREAEEIRAEADEYVDSKLANFEVVLTKTLGSVDRGREKLLGRGPGLDEQGYADEEAPERSHDPETLRQRADEYVDTKLGAFEAVLSKTLDAVGRGRQKLHGRVASDDLGAHMVAQDGAGQQHSSDADFLADLAEPQGALAPQDVVPMDVVPMDVVPVPEQPQIPAQQPYDPYGYQQPQPQQPQDPYAYQQHQQDPYAGQQQDPYGYQQQDPYAYQQQGYDQGYGQQPQVPAQPPQQAAALDETSLFDTSMIDLDQLREYEQGR